The Methanobacteriales archaeon HGW-Methanobacteriales-1 genome window below encodes:
- the tsaA gene encoding tRNA (N6-threonylcarbamoyladenosine(37)-N6)-methyltransferase TrmO → MEEIKEIKYSPIGTIHSPFTSLEGMPIQPVGACGIKGTIQLKEKYEGGLSDLDGFSHLILIYHLHLSNGYVLKVKPFLDNEKRGIFATRAPKRPNPIGISVVKLENIQGNIIHISNVDIADGTPLLDIKPYIPHFDRNEDDEICIGWFEDKHHEAANKKSDDRFLN, encoded by the coding sequence ATGGAAGAAATAAAAGAAATAAAGTACTCACCCATTGGGACGATCCACTCTCCATTTACAAGCCTGGAGGGAATGCCTATACAACCAGTAGGGGCCTGTGGAATAAAAGGAACTATTCAATTAAAAGAAAAATATGAAGGAGGTTTAAGTGATCTGGATGGATTTTCACACTTAATTCTCATATATCACCTTCATCTTAGCAATGGTTATGTATTGAAGGTAAAACCATTTTTAGATAACGAAAAAAGAGGAATTTTTGCTACTCGAGCACCTAAAAGGCCCAATCCTATCGGAATTTCTGTAGTGAAGCTGGAAAATATTCAAGGGAATATAATTCATATTTCAAATGTGGATATTGCTGATGGTACCCCTCTTTTAGATATAAAACCATATATTCCTCATTTTGATAGAAATGAAGATGATGAAATTTGCATAGGTTGGTTTGAGGATAAACACCATGAAGCAGCTAATAAAAAATCAGACGATAGATTTTTGAATTAA